One window of the Cryptomeria japonica chromosome 7, Sugi_1.0, whole genome shotgun sequence genome contains the following:
- the LOC131856393 gene encoding uncharacterized protein LOC131856393 has product MRRIRRSLLARSSPGFDCFNNNTKIKRWMTRWSTPRLHWFKLDFDGSAQYNYQASGGFIRDHLGNMVAAYAGNLRDNIVTQAEGMTLLWGLKIANSIGIKHLEIEGDSRIIIESTKGNTSAGWKVEPILRDIRCFLVKMEDFTICHIFREGNRAIDSMAAEGRLHKSLQCWRDPNLLPITIKEILGKEKAFTQERTVPSAQ; this is encoded by the coding sequence ATGAGGCGGATAAGAAGATCGCTGCTTGCTCGAAGCTCCCCTGGTTTTGATTGCTTCAATAACAACACTAAGATTAAGAGATGGATGACTAGATGGTCAACCCCCAGGCTCCATTGGTTTAAATTGGATTTTGATGGCTCCGCTCAATACAACTATCAGGCTAGTGGTGGATTCATCAGGGATCATTTAGGGAATATGGTCGCTGCCTATGCTGGCAACCTAAGGGATAATATTGTCACTCAAGCTGAAGGAATGACCCTCCTTTGGGGCCTGAAAATAGCTAACTCCATAGGAATAAAACAcctagaaattgaaggagactctcgaATCATCATTGAGTCTACCAAAGGAAATACTTCAGCGGGATGGAAAGTGGAACCTATTCTGAGGGACATCAGGTGCTTTCTGGTTAAAATGGAGGACTTCACTATATGCCACATATTCAGAGAAGGAAACAGAGCCATCGACTCTATGGCAGCTGAAGGAAGGCTACATAAGAGCTTACAATGCTGGAGGGACCCCAATTTGCTGCCAATCACCATCAAGGAAATCTTGGGAAAGGAAAAAGCCTTTACCCAGGAAAGGACTGTCCCTTCTGCTCAATGA
- the LOC131856394 gene encoding uncharacterized protein LOC131856394: MVRQWAKSCWKLKGCLEVSAMPGGLFLFKFNTDEDLMYVLLGSWAYGKHFLTMDKWKPSFDPSTELNRMAPVWVRLLGLPLEFWDEQIFRWIGNSFGSFVAADLITLNKSRLVYACFCVNVTLNKALPNFISLKSKYGKWTQAIVYENATLYCQKCNKQGHSYTDCKAPIAAEPKIKNKAIWAEPINLGDPSSSTPFELTTVNEISKDYPHKDKILEILKSPVDPIKNSNIPLEEGEILEVIALNMASTKLLLIENSLPTSPTPPSPITGDRDVHPGNSLVTLLKVSPPVSPRMDNEEWITQKKKVKAKKEDVGGNENKVGRPSERVLRHKVMARDIAKGKQLTLDGLSKRKK, translated from the coding sequence ATGGTCAGGCAATGGGCAAAATCTTGTTGGAAGCTTAAAGGATGCTTGGAAGTTTCAGCTATGCCGGGAGGACTCTTTCTATTCAAGTTCAACACCGATGAGGATCTGATGTATGTTCTGTTAGGGTCTTGGGCTTATGGAAAGCACTTCCTTACCATGGATAAATGGAAGCCTAGTTTTGACCCCTCCACAGAACTAAACCGCATGGCTCCAGTCTGGGTTAGGCTCCTTGGACTCCCTTTGGAATTCTGGGATGAACAAATCTTCCGCTGGATTGGTAACTCATTTGGTAGCTTTGTTGCAGCGGACTTGATCACTCTCAACAAATCCAGGTTGGTGTATGCTTGTTTTTGTGTTAATGTCACTCTTAACAAGGCTCTCCCAAACTTTATCTCCctaaaatcaaaatatggaaaatggACCCAAGCTATTGTGTACGAAAATGCCACCTTGTATTGCCAAAAATGCAATAAACAGGGGCACTCATATACTGATTGTAAAGCCCCCATAGCTGCGGAACCCAAGATAAAAAATAAAGCCATCTGGGCCGAACCCATCAACCTTGGTGACCCGTCATCCTCGACTCCCTTTGAGCTGACTACTGTGAATGAAATTTCTAAAGATTACCCACACAAAGACAAGATTCTTGAGATCTTAAAATCCCCAGTAGACCCAATCAAAAACTCAAACATTCCGCTCGAAGAGGGAGAGATCTTGGAGGTGATAGCCCTCAACATGGCTTCGACCAAGCTTCTTTTGATCGAAAATAGCTTACCCACCTCTCCAACCCCTCCCTCCCCTATTACAGGGGATAGAGATGTGCACCCTGGAAACTCCTTGGTAACTCTGCTGAAAGTGTCCCCCCCGGTCTCCCCCCGAATGGACaatgaagaatggataacccagAAGAAGAAAGTCAAGGCCAAGAAAGAAGATGTGGGGGGTAATGAAAACAAAGTTGGCAGACCCTCAGAAAGAGTCCTAAGGCACAAGGTTATGGCAAGGGATATTGCAAAGGGCAAACAACTGACCCTGGATGGACTTAGCAAAAGAAAGAAATGA